In the Pseudorasbora parva isolate DD20220531a chromosome 23, ASM2467924v1, whole genome shotgun sequence genome, one interval contains:
- the LOC137062768 gene encoding GTPase IMAP family member 8-like has product MDKYVPRKEIPEVTMVPKIRKEQTVQTYGGECMITVILLGKNSKYKRFIGNKIFDREHFQSEKVTCEKIVDTVAGQKICIVNTPDLFHKPNSSDPEADRIEELKPSFAGPRVFLLILKTKMVSPKVMEMFTELKKKFGQKMVETTIVLVNDEKKVSSSSLERPVSFKNDYSIILNECGNRLCIYDKDIKNADLIQELTKHVDSMTKKQTPESDRESPITTHANTETKPPTAIIPAQMHKPQPMTIVLLGQTGSGKSATGNTLLKKQHFESRASSLPVTQVCQMAEETVLDMKIRVVDTPDFFSEDLKNQEEQIKKCKELTPSGPDVYLLVMQLGRFTDGEREVLPLLKKEFGDDVTSKTVILFTGKEKLKNRSLNDYISGSDKELQEMTKICNSRCHAFNNNDKNHHQVKKLLEIISDMKGFNAMANHYNHKKKHKENKGDCSIL; this is encoded by the exons ATGGATAAATATGTACCAAGGAAGGAAATACCTGAAGTAACAATGGTGCCTAAAATCAGAAAAG AACAGACCGTCCAGACATATGGAGGTGAATGCATGATTACAGTGATCCTGCTGGGAAAGAACAGCAAATATAAACGTTTCATAGGAAACAAAATTTTTGACAGAGAACATTTCCAATCAGAAAAAGTCACTTGTGAGAAGATTGTGGATACAGTTGCTGGTCAGAAGATCTGCATTGTCAACACTCCGGATCTTTTTCATAAACCAAACTCATCAGATCCAGAAGCTGACCGAATAGAAGAGTTGAAGCCATCATTCGCAGGTCCACGTGTGTTCCTCCTCATTCTCAAGACCAAAATGGTGTCACCAAAAGTGATGGAAATGTTTACTGAACTGAAGAAGAAGTTTGGACAGAAAATGGTTGAAACCACAATTGTGCTGGTTAACGATGAAAAAAAGGTATCTTCGAGTTCATTAGAAAGACCAGTATCTTTCAAAAACGACTACTCCATTATCCTGAACGAGTGTGGAAACAGATTGTGCATTTATGACAAAGACATAAAGAATGCAGACTTAATCCAAGAACTGACAAAACATGTAGACAGCATGACAAAGAAACAAACACCTGAATCTGACAGAGAAAG TCCCATAACGACGCATGCCAATACGGAGACAAAGCCACCAACGGCAATCATTCCAG CTCAGATGCATAAGCCGCAACCAATGACCATTGTGTTGCTGGGACAGACAGGAAGTGGGAAGAGTGCTACAGGAAATACCCTtctaaaaaagcaacattttgaatccCGTGCCAGTTCTCTGCCAGTAACACAGGTGTGCCAAATGGCAGAGGAAACTGTTCTTGACATGAAGATAAGGGTTGTAGACACCCCGGATTTCTTCAGCGAAGACCTGAAAAACCAGGAAGAGCAGATAAAGAAGTGCAAAGAGCTCACGCCGTCAGGGCCTGATGTGTATTTGCTGGTTATGCAGCTTGGCCGTTTCACAGATGGCGAGAGAGAGGTTCTCCCGCTTCTGAAGAAAGAGTTTGGCGACGATGTGACTTCCAAGACTGTGATTCTTTTTACTGGGAAAGAGAAGCTGAAGAACAGGTCTTTAAATGACTACATCAGTGGTAGCGACAAAGAACTTCAGGAAATGACCAAAATCTGTAATTCGAGATGTCATGCATTTAACAACAATGACAAAAACCATCATCAGGTGAAAAAACTGCTGGAGATCATTTCTGACATGAAGGGATTTAATGCCATGGCAAATCACTACAATCATAAAAAGAAGCATAAGGAGAACAAAGGAGACTGCAGTATCTTGTAA
- the LOC137062437 gene encoding GTPase IMAP family member 2-like: MLQLENAKVAQSGGGDKITMVLLGKSTKDKSTIGNIILKKECFIAGKETCTKAEEKQDDQMVCIINTPDLFHRTNQDQESERIEELKPQYPGPRAFLLVLHDKQLSKEDIDIFSQLKKRFGEKMVDNTIVVLVNSQEQYNQADEYLKKLLVECGQRICIYNKKEDKKGDELTKQVIEKWKAMHEKHTSESSNSTPADEA, from the exons ATGTTACAAC TGGAGAATGCAAAAGTGGCGCAATCTGGTGGAGGTGACAAGATCACTATGGTGCTGCTAGGAAAGAGCACCAAAGACAAGTCTACGATAGGGAATATCATTCTAAAGAAAGAATGTTTCATCGCTGGAAAAGAGACATGCACAAAAGCTGAAGAAAAACAAGATGATCAGATGGTGTGTATCATCAACACTCCAGACCTTTTCCACAGAACAAATCAAGATCAAGAATCTGAACGTATAGAGGAGCTAAAACCCCAATATCCAGGTCCACGCGCGTTCCTTCTAGTGCTGCATGACAAACAGCTCTCAAAGGAAGATATTGATATATTCAGCCAGCTGAAAAAGAGATTTGGAGAGAAAATGGTGGATAATACAATTGTTGTGCTAGTTAACAGTCAAGAGCAATATAACCAAGCCGATGAGTATCTCAAAAAACTACTAGTTGAGTGtggacagagaatttgcatatACAACAAGAAAGAAGACAAGAAAGGTGATGAGCTGACCAAACAGGTTATTGAAAAATGGAAGGCAATGCACGAGAAGCACACTAGCGAATCAAGCAATTCCACACCTGCGGATGAGGCGTAA